From Rana temporaria chromosome 5, aRanTem1.1, whole genome shotgun sequence:
aaaaaatCTGGCGCAGgtctgcatagaaaacaatcagcttccattttttttgtcaaagcttaattgaaaaaactgaaattagaagctgactggctacaaggaatagctgcaccagattttgaactttccagttttagtaaatcaacccattgttagctgtttgcctggagtttagcttgaggtaatctacagcagtggtcatcaaccctgtcctcagggcccactagcaggccaggtttgcaagataactgaaatacatcacagctaatgtaatttgctgctcagtgattgcagtattctagtctgcatctccccaaggtaatacataaaatctggcctgttagtgggccctgaggacagggtcaaTGACCACTGATCTACTGACTGAGTTATTAGAGTGCCCCCTGCTAGGAGATAAGCAGTGTTTCCCAATTCCTAAAAGTCCTTGATGGTGAATTGGTCCTCCAGCATCTTTTCAGGAAGGTGTACAACAgtagttctcaactcctgtcctcaggacccattagcaggccaggtttgcaagataactgaaatacatcaaaggtgatataatttgctgctcagtgattgcagtattctagtctgcatctccccaaggtaatacttaaaatctgcccTGTTAGTGGGTTCTGAGGACAGGAGTGAAACGCCACTGATGTACAGAATCGGATTGCTAAGTTGTATTTTTGCATTTTGACCTGTAGAGATAGAAGTGACAAGCCATAAACTGTGCAGATATGatgaataatttatttatatacaatAAGCATTGGTAGATGTAttccatttaaaagaaaaaatacagtaACAAAAATATTTTCAGCATAATACCTACAGTATAAACGTAAATGTGACAAACAGATTTTGTTGTTGAGTTATAAAGAACACAGAGCCTGATATAACAGAGTACGAGTTGCGTTGTTAACTAAGACAGTAAAAAACTGTACAGTGCAGGCAACACATTACAATAAAATATGATCAATGAGGCAGTCTTTTTCAATAAATCTGGGGTAGGAGGGAATGGAACTAAAATCTCATAAATCCACCATATCTTTTATCCATTTCTGGTATTTCTTTGGAATAGCTTTCACCGTCTTCATCTGAAGGAAGAAAAGAATCAGCAAAGCGCCTCATGAACCCTCCATATCTTTTCTGGTAGTCCTGCCACCATTCAGGCCTACCTACTCTTCTCATAAAGCCACCATATCGCTTCTGCAGATCTTTAGCCTCATCTTCAACATCTGGACTTCTTTTGTAACCTCTCATGAAGCCTCCGTACCTTTTGTTTACCTCTCCTTGTGTTTCACTATCAGCATCAGCACCAGTACCTAGAAGCTCTCTGAGGAGATCTGAGGTATCACTGTCAAACTCTTTCTTCATGAAGCCTCCATACTTCTTAGCAAGAACCTCTCCACCTGTAGATTCTTCCTCTGGTTCAGTATGGTACAGCTCATCCATTTTCTTTTTCATGAAGCCACCATATCGCTTCATAAATCCCCCATATTTTTTGGCTAATAAGTGGCTATCATCTGTCTCTTTCTCAGCTTCTGACGCATTGTCCTCTTTAGCTGTTTGGAGAAGCTCTTTGCAGGTTCCCCAGGCTTTGGCAGATGGCAGTTGTCCTTCACATTCCAATGTGCATGTCTGTAACAAGAACAACACGTTATACCATAAATGCTTGTATAGACAGCCATGAGAAATATATTTATCACAGTATTTGTCCCTAGGTATTCTGGTTTCAGccacacttcaaagacatacTTGTAGAATAATTGTCTAAATTGGCCTTAGCATGTGAATGTATGAATATGAAttagagaccttagattgtaagatccttgagggcagggactgatgtgaatgtacaatatataagtatgtaaagtgctgcgtaaattgtggacaccatataaatacctgtaataaaccaTTTACCAGCCACATTAGGACACACATTAACAGTGCTACAGCATTGCAAGCCTTATGTAAATAGCAGTACTCTAAGCTAATTAGGCTctgattattttcatttttgttgttCATCTAACATTGAGAGGTTCCTGAGAGGAAGAAAAGAGCAGAATGATGATATTTTGCTCATATATTCCAGTCACAGACTTGACaggccttatgctgcgtacacacggtcgttttttttttgtgatgaatttttttttaaaaacgtcatttaaaatgaccgtgtgtggggaaaacgtcgttttatgtcttctgaaaaccgacaaaaaaaaaaatgttatttttcgtgtcataaaaaatgatcgtgtgtaggctaaaacgacatttaaaacaacgtttttaaacccgcgcatgctcagaggcaagttatgacgcgagcttgaatggaacagagtggcgccgtacgtgctgaacgcaaccgcgctttgctagagcatttaaaaaaaaatgatggtgtgtaggcaacgtcgttttttaaaattaacttcgttttttttcatgagaaaaaactacgttttttttatcacaaaaaacaaccgtgtgtacgtggcattaggccaaACCTGATTGCTTAATCAAGGCCCAGGACCTTGTTGTGCTATCTCACAGGAATGACTGGAACATAGGAGAGGAGGATGTTATAAGAAGAATAATGCTGTGTACACGCGATCGTAAATTCTGAcgagaaaagtt
This genomic window contains:
- the PENK gene encoding proenkephalin-A; protein product: MQSITLVSRHCCLVLAITTYLYVTIQADCSKDCASCTYHLGQATEINALTCTLECEGQLPSAKAWGTCKELLQTAKEDNASEAEKETDDSHLLAKKYGGFMKRYGGFMKKKMDELYHTEPEEESTGGEVLAKKYGGFMKKEFDSDTSDLLRELLGTGADADSETQGEVNKRYGGFMRGYKRSPDVEDEAKDLQKRYGGFMRRVGRPEWWQDYQKRYGGFMRRFADSFLPSDEDGESYSKEIPEMDKRYGGFMRF